From one Alosa alosa isolate M-15738 ecotype Scorff River unplaced genomic scaffold, AALO_Geno_1.1 AALO_1.0_unplaced_8, whole genome shotgun sequence genomic stretch:
- the LOC125290683 gene encoding inter-alpha-trypsin inhibitor heavy chain H3-like: MDLQITKGRSLTVTLKDTVKFVIILHKVWKKHPYHQDYLGFYTIDSHLLSPRVHGLLGQFYHGVQFEVSNLHPGEDPEKPDATMDVKGHKLTVTRGWQRDFRRDVKNGEKVPCWFVHSNGTGLIDGSHGDYVVSNLF; encoded by the exons ATGGATCTGCAGATCACAAAGGGTCGTAGTTTGACGGTGACTCTGAAAGACACTGTGAAGTTTGTCATCATTCTGCACAAGGTGTGGAAGAAGCACCCGTACCACCAGGACTACTTGGGGTTCTACACCATAGACAGCCACCTACTCTCCCCCAGGGTCCACGGACTGCTGG GCCAGTTTTATCACGGTGTACAGTTTGAAGTGAGCAACCTCCACCCAGGAGAAGACCCTGAAAAACCTGATGCCACAATGGATGTTAAAGGACACAAACTGACTGTGACTAG AGGCTGGCAGAGAGACTTCCGTAGAGATGTGAAGAACGGAGAGAAAGTGCCCTGCTGGTTTGTACACAGCAATGGAACTGGACTCATCGATGGGAGCCATGGGGACTATGTGGTGTCCAACCTCTTTTAG